In Vicingus serpentipes, the following are encoded in one genomic region:
- a CDS encoding TIGR01777 family oxidoreductase: protein MESKGKMIIAGGSGFFGNHLVEYFKSNYQVIVLTRGKSYAEGSVKFEHWDAETKGDWVNALNGAEVLINLTGKSINCRFTAENKKTLLSSRINSTNVLAEAIESLENPPKIWFNASAGAMYKVKSEPNTEEEKEYNDGFLSEMALAWEKAFFAKDLPHTKRVAIRISLILGDDGGVFPVWKKITSLLMGGKAGNGKQKIAWMHVDDALRAVDFIIKNNLEGVFNFSTNQPVSNKELMRTLRFQMNIPFGLPAPEFGIKLGSIFLQTEPSLLLDSVNFIPEKLNENGFHFKYDQLSLAINNLIKNG, encoded by the coding sequence ATGGAATCAAAAGGTAAAATGATAATTGCAGGTGGAAGTGGTTTTTTTGGAAATCATTTAGTGGAGTATTTTAAAAGCAACTATCAAGTTATTGTTTTAACTAGAGGGAAGTCATATGCTGAAGGTTCGGTTAAATTTGAGCATTGGGATGCTGAAACAAAAGGTGATTGGGTTAACGCTTTAAATGGTGCTGAGGTTTTAATTAATCTCACCGGAAAATCTATTAATTGTCGGTTTACTGCAGAGAACAAAAAAACTTTATTGTCTTCAAGAATTAACTCAACAAATGTTTTGGCAGAAGCAATTGAATCGCTTGAAAACCCTCCAAAAATTTGGTTTAACGCTAGTGCAGGAGCAATGTATAAAGTAAAAAGCGAACCTAATACTGAAGAGGAGAAAGAATACAATGATGGATTTTTATCGGAAATGGCATTAGCTTGGGAAAAGGCTTTTTTTGCAAAAGATTTGCCTCATACAAAAAGGGTTGCAATCCGTATTTCGTTAATTTTAGGAGATGATGGGGGAGTATTTCCTGTTTGGAAAAAAATTACCAGCTTATTAATGGGCGGGAAAGCCGGTAATGGAAAACAAAAAATTGCTTGGATGCATGTTGATGATGCCCTAAGGGCTGTTGATTTTATTATTAAAAATAATTTGGAAGGTGTCTTTAATTTTTCGACCAATCAACCAGTCTCGAATAAAGAATTGATGCGAACATTAAGGTTTCAAATGAATATACCGTTTGGGTTACCTGCTCCTGAATTTGGTATTAAATTAGGTAGTATATTTTTACAAACAGAGCCTTCTTTATTGTTAGATAGTGTAAATTTTATTCCTGAAAAATTAAACGAAAATGGTTTTCATTTTAAATATGATCAACTAAGTTTAGCGATAAATAATTTAATTAAAAATGGATGA
- a CDS encoding ion transporter: MREKLHTIIFEADTKAGKLFDVILLWAILISIVVVMLESVVSISEAYNSEIKIIEWSFTFLFTLEYIARIIAVKKPLKYIFSFYGIIDLLSILPTFLGLFISGTHSLSVIRSIRLLRIFRILKLARYVSAAQTLNQALIASKNKIIVFLFAVMSLVIVLGTLMYLIETPEAGFTSIPRSIYWTIVTLTTVGYGDIAPQTVLGQTLASIIMIIGYAIIAVPTGIVGAEYAKSNTSTISTQACPNCSREGHDDDSEFCKFCGGKL; this comes from the coding sequence TTGAGAGAAAAACTACATACCATAATTTTTGAGGCAGACACCAAAGCAGGAAAACTATTTGATGTAATCTTGTTATGGGCAATATTAATTAGTATAGTCGTAGTAATGCTCGAAAGTGTTGTTTCAATTAGTGAAGCATACAATAGCGAAATAAAAATTATTGAATGGTCGTTTACTTTCCTTTTTACATTAGAATATATTGCAAGAATTATTGCTGTAAAAAAACCCTTAAAATATATTTTTAGCTTTTATGGTATCATTGATTTATTATCAATTCTACCCACATTTTTAGGTTTATTTATTTCAGGTACACACTCTCTATCTGTTATTAGAAGCATTAGGCTTTTAAGAATTTTTAGAATTCTAAAATTAGCCAGATATGTTAGCGCTGCTCAAACTTTGAATCAGGCACTTATTGCTAGTAAAAATAAAATTATAGTATTCCTTTTTGCAGTAATGAGTTTAGTTATTGTACTAGGCACACTTATGTACTTAATAGAAACTCCTGAGGCTGGTTTTACTAGCATTCCTAGAAGTATTTATTGGACAATTGTAACCTTAACAACTGTAGGTTATGGAGACATTGCTCCACAAACAGTTTTAGGTCAAACACTTGCCTCTATTATTATGATTATTGGTTATGCTATAATTGCTGTACCAACAGGAATTGTTGGTGCTGAATATGCTAAAAGCAATACTAGCACAATATCAACACAGGCTTGCCCTAACTGCTCTAGAGAAGGACATGATGACGATTCTGAATTTTGTAAGTTTTGTGGAGGTAAATTATAG
- a CDS encoding 3'-5' exonuclease, with protein MYAIIDIETSGGNHKNGKITEVAIYKHDGKKIVEEYTTLINPQTKIDWYVKKLTGITDEMVAKAPKFHEVAKQILDITRGCIFIAHNVEFDYGFIREEYKNLGYKFERKQLCTVKLSRKLLPGKKSYSLGKLCKEIGIELEDRHRASGDALATVKLFELLLEADSGKKLIPRPVIDPNQTSLF; from the coding sequence GTGTACGCAATAATCGATATAGAAACTTCGGGAGGAAACCATAAAAATGGTAAAATTACTGAGGTAGCCATCTATAAACATGATGGAAAAAAGATTGTTGAAGAGTATACAACACTTATTAATCCTCAAACTAAAATTGATTGGTACGTTAAGAAATTAACGGGAATTACTGATGAAATGGTTGCAAAAGCACCTAAGTTTCATGAGGTTGCTAAGCAAATTTTAGATATTACTCGTGGTTGCATTTTTATTGCTCATAACGTTGAGTTTGATTATGGTTTTATTCGAGAAGAATATAAGAATCTGGGGTATAAGTTTGAACGCAAACAGTTATGCACAGTTAAGTTGAGTAGAAAATTATTGCCAGGAAAAAAATCATATAGTTTAGGTAAGCTTTGCAAAGAAATAGGAATTGAATTGGAAGATAGGCATAGAGCTTCTGGCGATGCTTTAGCAACTGTTAAGCTTTTTGAATTGTTGTTGGAAGCTGATAGCGGTAAGAAGTTAATTCCTCGTCCAGTAATAGATCCAAACCAGACCAGTTTGTTTTAG
- a CDS encoding aspartate kinase, with amino-acid sequence MKVFKFGGASVKNAESVKNVAKVIQLYSENLIIVISAMGKTTNALEKVVESYMAQDGKCFDLLNESKDFHFEIMNELFADKSLKIFEDIHNTFVEIEWEIEDAPTRDFNYVYDQIVSVGELLSTKIVSAYLNSVNINTKWIDARDLIQTDNTHRDARIDWELTESCTTKTLAPLFNPNENTIIITQGFIGSSSELFTTTLGREGSDFSAGILAYCMNADSVTIWKDVPGMLNADPKWFDNTQKLSNISYHEAVELAYYGATVIHPKTIKPLQNKKIPLYVKSFVNPKEEGSIINQNTAKDAQIPSFIFKMNQMLISIGAKDYSFIMEDHLSHIFGLFAKHNVKINLMQNSAISFSIVTDNDKMKIPNLIEELKGEYKVLFNENLELVTIRHYDQQTIDRVTNNKTIIVEQKSRNTARMVMKNN; translated from the coding sequence ATGAAAGTATTTAAATTTGGTGGTGCATCTGTAAAAAATGCTGAATCAGTAAAAAATGTGGCAAAAGTAATTCAGCTTTATAGCGAAAACTTAATTATTGTAATTTCAGCTATGGGAAAAACTACAAATGCACTTGAAAAGGTTGTAGAATCATACATGGCTCAAGATGGAAAATGCTTTGATTTATTAAACGAATCAAAAGACTTTCATTTTGAAATAATGAACGAACTTTTTGCAGATAAATCCCTTAAAATTTTTGAAGATATACATAATACTTTTGTGGAAATTGAATGGGAAATTGAAGATGCTCCCACTCGTGATTTCAATTATGTTTACGATCAAATTGTTTCTGTTGGGGAATTGTTATCAACCAAAATTGTAAGCGCTTATTTAAACTCCGTTAACATAAACACAAAATGGATAGATGCACGAGATTTAATACAAACCGATAACACCCATCGAGACGCAAGAATAGATTGGGAACTTACCGAAAGTTGTACAACAAAAACATTAGCTCCTTTATTTAATCCAAATGAAAATACAATAATTATCACCCAAGGATTTATTGGCTCAAGCTCTGAGTTGTTTACAACTACATTGGGTAGAGAAGGTTCTGATTTTAGTGCAGGTATTTTAGCATATTGTATGAATGCAGATAGCGTAACCATTTGGAAAGATGTACCTGGCATGCTAAATGCCGACCCTAAATGGTTTGACAACACTCAAAAACTTTCAAATATTTCGTACCACGAAGCAGTTGAATTAGCTTATTATGGAGCAACTGTAATACATCCTAAAACGATAAAACCATTACAAAACAAAAAAATTCCTTTGTATGTAAAATCGTTTGTTAACCCCAAAGAAGAAGGAAGCATAATTAACCAAAATACTGCAAAAGATGCTCAAATACCTTCGTTTATTTTTAAAATGAATCAGATGTTAATTTCTATTGGAGCAAAAGATTACTCTTTTATTATGGAAGATCATTTAAGTCATATTTTTGGCTTATTTGCTAAACACAATGTTAAAATTAACCTGATGCAAAATTCTGCTATTAGTTTTTCTATTGTAACTGACAACGACAAAATGAAAATTCCAAACTTAATTGAAGAATTAAAAGGTGAATATAAAGTATTGTTTAATGAAAATTTAGAGTTGGTAACCATACGCCATTACGACCAACAAACTATTGATAGAGTAACCAACAATAAAACAATAATTGTTGAACAAAAAAGTAGAAATACAGCAAGAATGGTGATGAAAAACAACTAA
- the fbp gene encoding class 1 fructose-bisphosphatase, protein MSQVKTLNEFILDKQHDFPFASGELSRLLSDIGVASKIINQEINKAGLVNILGAAGNENIQGEEQQLLDVFADNKFINAFRSGGEVCGIASEENDDFLPFENESSRNGKYVVTFDPLDGSSNIDVNVSVGTIFSIYRRISTEGPAQLEDFLQKGTEQVAAGYVIYGSSTMLVYTTGKGVNGFTLDPGIGEYCLSHPNMKAPEDGRLYSFNEGNYNTFSTGLQKYCDWVKEEDASTGRPYSCRYIASMVADIHRNLIKGGVFCYPATAGSPNGKLRLLYECNPMAFIVEQAGGIATTGHERIMEIQPTELHQRVPALMGSKNMVGKVLEMINQYD, encoded by the coding sequence ATGTCGCAAGTAAAAACCTTAAACGAATTTATTTTAGATAAGCAACATGATTTTCCTTTTGCATCGGGTGAATTAAGTAGATTATTAAGTGATATAGGAGTGGCTTCTAAAATTATTAATCAAGAGATTAATAAGGCTGGTTTGGTAAATATTTTAGGCGCTGCAGGTAATGAAAATATTCAAGGGGAAGAGCAACAGTTGCTAGATGTTTTTGCAGACAATAAATTTATAAACGCTTTTCGTTCTGGAGGAGAAGTTTGTGGGATCGCATCTGAAGAAAATGATGATTTTTTACCTTTTGAGAATGAATCTTCCAGAAATGGAAAATACGTTGTTACTTTCGATCCTTTAGATGGGTCGTCAAATATTGATGTAAATGTTTCGGTGGGCACTATTTTTTCAATCTACAGAAGAATTTCTACAGAAGGACCTGCTCAATTAGAAGATTTTTTGCAAAAAGGGACTGAACAAGTTGCTGCAGGATATGTAATATACGGTTCGTCAACAATGTTGGTTTATACTACAGGCAAAGGTGTTAATGGTTTTACTTTAGACCCTGGCATTGGTGAGTATTGTTTGTCACATCCGAATATGAAAGCTCCAGAAGATGGAAGATTGTACTCTTTTAATGAAGGGAATTACAATACATTTTCTACTGGACTTCAAAAATATTGTGATTGGGTAAAAGAAGAAGATGCTTCAACAGGAAGACCATATTCATGTCGTTATATTGCCTCAATGGTTGCAGATATTCATCGTAACTTAATTAAAGGAGGAGTATTTTGTTATCCTGCTACAGCAGGCTCACCAAATGGTAAATTAAGATTATTGTACGAATGTAATCCAATGGCATTTATTGTTGAACAAGCTGGAGGGATTGCTACTACTGGACATGAAAGAATTATGGAAATTCAACCAACTGAATTGCATCAACGAGTTCCTGCTTTAATGGGTTCTAAAAATATGGTTGGCAAGGTTTTAGAGATGATAAATCAATATGACTAA
- the hemB gene encoding porphobilinogen synthase, translating into MAERLRDNRKTEEIRAQVRETHLKVTDFIYPLFIEEAEGIKKEIVSMPGIFRFSLDRINEELDEVVALGIKSVILFGIPLKKDAEGSESWNDEGIIQKAIRYIKSNYPTLQVIADVCFCEYTDHGHCGVLCNHDVDNDLTLVNLRKQVLAQAKAGVDIVAPSGMMDFAVREIRDELDKNGFQHIPIMGYSVKYASAYYGPFRDAADSAPSFGDRRTYQMDSANRNEAMKEAQADVDEGAEILMVKPALSYLDIIRDLKNNFDLPIAAYNVSGEYSMIKAAGKNGWIDEQKMMMETLLSIKRAGADIIITYFAKEAAKILNNNE; encoded by the coding sequence ATGGCAGAACGATTAAGAGACAACCGAAAAACAGAAGAAATTAGAGCACAAGTTCGAGAAACTCACTTAAAAGTAACAGACTTTATTTACCCTTTATTTATTGAGGAAGCCGAAGGAATTAAAAAAGAAATTGTTTCAATGCCGGGTATTTTTCGCTTTTCGTTAGATAGAATTAATGAAGAATTGGATGAAGTTGTCGCTTTGGGAATTAAATCTGTTATCCTTTTTGGTATTCCTTTGAAGAAAGATGCTGAAGGAAGTGAAAGTTGGAATGATGAGGGAATTATACAAAAAGCTATTCGATACATCAAATCAAATTACCCCACTTTACAAGTAATTGCTGATGTCTGTTTTTGCGAATATACCGACCATGGTCATTGTGGTGTATTGTGCAACCATGATGTAGACAACGATTTGACTTTAGTGAATTTAAGAAAACAAGTTTTGGCTCAAGCTAAAGCTGGTGTAGATATTGTTGCTCCATCTGGAATGATGGATTTTGCTGTAAGAGAAATTAGAGATGAGTTGGATAAGAATGGATTTCAACACATTCCGATTATGGGCTACTCTGTAAAATATGCTTCTGCTTATTACGGTCCTTTTAGAGATGCTGCCGATTCAGCTCCAAGTTTTGGAGATAGAAGAACTTATCAAATGGATTCTGCTAATAGAAATGAAGCAATGAAAGAAGCACAAGCTGATGTTGACGAGGGAGCTGAAATTTTAATGGTAAAGCCTGCTTTATCCTACCTTGACATCATAAGGGATTTAAAAAACAATTTCGACTTACCAATTGCTGCTTACAATGTAAGTGGAGAATATTCCATGATTAAAGCCGCAGGTAAAAACGGATGGATTGATGAACAAAAAATGATGATGGAAACGCTACTTTCTATTAAGAGAGCAGGAGCTGATATTATTATTACCTATTTTGCCAAAGAGGCAGCAAAAATTTTGAATAACAATGAATAA
- a CDS encoding M48 family metallopeptidase, whose amino-acid sequence MELIKMITPEIIFNTLIAILVLSFFFNQWINWLDTTNEPIKLPQEIADIYDEEKYLKSKKYDKVKTKFSFISSAFSLLLMLGMLFFDGFAFTDELSRSITNHPVLLSLVFFAILMVVSDIVSLPFSLYSIFVIEEKFGFNKTTIKTFILDKIKGALVATILGGVVLYLFVWFYSFTGHLFWLWSWFLFVVIMLLMTMFYASIFVPLFNKLTPLPEGELRTEIEQYCDKVGFKLDNLFVMDGSKRSTKANAFFSGLGAKKRIVLYDTLVDNYSKEEITAVLAHEVGHYKKKHTLTTLFLSAFQVGIMLYLLSLVINSSQISLALGIDTPSFHIGFLVFSILYTPLSMLTGILMNVVSRKNEYEADNFAKTTYNHLPLISSLKKLSGDSLSNLTPHQINVFINYSHPTLLQRIRSLNK is encoded by the coding sequence ATGGAGCTTATTAAAATGATTACACCCGAAATTATATTCAATACATTAATTGCAATTTTAGTTTTAAGTTTTTTCTTTAATCAATGGATAAACTGGCTTGATACAACTAATGAACCAATAAAATTACCACAAGAAATTGCTGATATTTATGATGAAGAAAAATATTTAAAATCGAAAAAGTATGACAAGGTAAAAACAAAGTTTAGCTTTATATCTTCAGCTTTTAGTTTATTGCTAATGCTAGGTATGTTATTTTTTGATGGCTTTGCTTTTACTGATGAATTATCAAGGTCAATTACAAATCATCCGGTTTTATTATCGTTAGTTTTTTTTGCTATTTTAATGGTTGTTTCAGATATTGTGAGCTTGCCGTTTTCATTGTATAGTATTTTTGTAATTGAAGAAAAATTTGGGTTTAACAAAACCACCATTAAAACATTTATTTTAGATAAAATTAAAGGAGCATTAGTTGCAACTATACTTGGTGGAGTTGTACTTTATCTTTTTGTTTGGTTTTACAGCTTTACTGGGCATTTGTTTTGGTTATGGAGTTGGTTTCTTTTTGTGGTTATTATGTTGTTAATGACGATGTTCTATGCTTCCATTTTTGTGCCGTTATTTAATAAGTTAACACCTTTGCCAGAAGGTGAATTAAGAACAGAAATTGAACAATATTGCGATAAAGTAGGTTTTAAATTAGATAATCTATTTGTAATGGATGGATCGAAAAGAAGTACCAAAGCAAATGCTTTTTTTAGTGGGCTAGGAGCAAAAAAACGGATTGTCCTTTATGATACGTTGGTCGATAATTATTCAAAAGAAGAAATTACAGCTGTATTAGCTCATGAAGTTGGACATTATAAAAAGAAACATACCTTAACAACTTTGTTCTTATCAGCTTTTCAAGTTGGGATTATGTTGTATTTATTGTCGTTAGTTATAAATTCTTCTCAAATTTCGTTAGCACTTGGAATTGATACTCCTAGTTTTCATATAGGGTTTTTAGTTTTTTCAATATTATATACTCCTTTGTCAATGCTAACAGGAATATTGATGAATGTAGTTTCTCGTAAAAATGAGTATGAAGCAGATAATTTTGCTAAAACAACTTACAATCATTTACCCTTAATTTCGTCGTTAAAGAAATTGTCTGGAGACAGTTTAAGTAATTTAACTCCGCACCAAATTAATGTTTTTATAAATTATTCGCACCCCACATTATTACAAAGAATTAGAAGCCTAAATAAATAA
- a CDS encoding toxin-antitoxin system YwqK family antitoxin, translated as MTKFKKAFLSLLLIVPFISFSQEVIQEIVSIDTVDIIYKVIQKETVGDYFQLKSYVFADDTSKIAIEKNFSNEVQNGLTRVYYPSGKLRVKALYGNNKLQGEFINYDEDGTILIKGVYNYGIKHGYWAYKEAGVFGRYVKGKKHRNWKKKDKNGVKHKAWYWRGEFKRGAEIFNDDYIYYSDTAYVAIADSNQNNPSTVIINVDQKYINTVKYLAGNYYLRKVSKDFFRQTKKERKTFVDENVNYEKDVLKFKVSETISPIDISYFIEQKKLLKPTLDSLIKANGVAINESLKSCEKQVENDLEKLSTNKDANLMLVFSKITDRLIVLEFIENTKPEISMKVLVLLDENNEVLEVEYEQREW; from the coding sequence ATGACTAAGTTTAAAAAAGCATTTCTTTCATTATTATTAATTGTTCCATTTATTTCTTTTTCTCAAGAAGTAATACAAGAGATTGTATCTATAGATACCGTAGATATTATTTATAAGGTAATTCAAAAAGAAACAGTAGGCGATTATTTTCAATTAAAAAGTTATGTGTTTGCTGATGACACTTCTAAAATTGCTATCGAAAAAAACTTTTCTAATGAAGTTCAAAATGGATTAACTAGAGTTTATTATCCATCTGGTAAATTACGAGTAAAAGCACTTTATGGAAATAATAAACTTCAAGGAGAATTTATTAATTATGATGAGGACGGTACAATTTTAATAAAAGGAGTTTATAATTATGGAATTAAACATGGCTATTGGGCTTATAAAGAAGCTGGTGTTTTTGGAAGATATGTAAAAGGAAAAAAACATAGAAATTGGAAAAAGAAAGATAAAAATGGTGTAAAGCATAAAGCTTGGTATTGGCGAGGCGAATTTAAGAGAGGGGCTGAAATATTTAACGATGATTATATTTATTATTCAGATACAGCATATGTCGCTATAGCTGATTCAAATCAAAACAACCCTTCAACTGTTATTATTAATGTTGATCAAAAATATATAAATACAGTAAAATATTTAGCGGGTAATTATTACTTAAGAAAAGTGAGTAAAGACTTTTTTAGACAGACTAAAAAAGAGCGTAAAACTTTTGTTGATGAGAATGTAAATTATGAAAAAGATGTATTGAAATTTAAAGTTTCAGAAACAATTAGCCCAATTGATATTTCTTATTTTATAGAACAAAAAAAACTTTTAAAACCAACTTTAGATTCATTAATTAAAGCAAATGGGGTTGCAATTAATGAGTCATTAAAATCTTGTGAAAAACAGGTTGAAAATGATTTAGAAAAACTATCAACAAACAAAGATGCTAATCTAATGTTGGTTTTCTCAAAAATAACTGACCGTTTAATTGTGCTTGAATTTATAGAAAATACAAAGCCAGAAATTTCGATGAAAGTATTAGTGTTGTTAGATGAAAACAATGAAGTTTTAGAAGTTGAATATGAACAAAGAGAATGGTAA
- a CDS encoding GNAT family N-acetyltransferase, with protein sequence MDFTIRKATQEDLPEVLALVTELAVYEKAGHEVTITLEELEKDGFGETPLYWIILAENDNGILGMSFYYIRYSTWKGRCLYLEDIVVKEEHRGQKIGKVLFEETIKAAKEMNAKLMTWQVLDWNEPAINFYKKFNAELDGEWINGKLRF encoded by the coding sequence ATGGATTTTACAATACGAAAAGCTACTCAAGAAGATTTGCCAGAAGTGCTAGCATTAGTAACCGAATTGGCTGTTTATGAAAAAGCTGGTCATGAGGTTACAATAACTTTAGAAGAACTTGAAAAAGATGGTTTTGGTGAAACCCCTCTTTATTGGATAATTTTAGCTGAGAATGATAATGGTATTTTAGGAATGTCGTTCTATTATATTCGTTATTCAACTTGGAAAGGAAGATGTCTTTATCTAGAAGATATTGTAGTAAAAGAAGAACATCGAGGTCAAAAAATTGGGAAAGTATTGTTTGAAGAAACAATAAAAGCTGCTAAAGAAATGAATGCAAAATTAATGACTTGGCAAGTGCTTGACTGGAATGAACCTGCAATTAATTTTTACAAAAAATTTAATGCTGAGTTAGATGGAGAATGGATTAACGGTAAATTGAGATTCTAA
- the hemL gene encoding glutamate-1-semialdehyde 2,1-aminomutase, translating to MNNTKSKELYKAGQKHLVGAVNSPVRAFNSVGGNPLFMGKAHRSKIYDVDGNEYIDLVLSYGPMIIGHGNDKVIEAVQKQVCTGFTFGASTENEIKLAEIVCNAFPGMDKVRFVNSGTEAILSAIRLARAYTGKNHIVKFAGCYHGHSDALLVAAGSGLATLSIPGSAGVPKEAVQNTLIAEYNNIDSVKKHIAECDDIAAVFIEPIAGNMGVVLPSDSFIKELRKITSAAGILLVVDEVMTGFRSKFGGAQELLGIEADITCLGKVVGGGFPVGAYGAREEIMQMVSPLGAMYQAGTLSGNPVAMAAGISTLEELKAQNPYDKFNAQAEIIEKALLAAATENGIELTVNRFGSMINPFFSAKKITNFTEAQECDTARFTKFFWGLIENGVYIPPSQFEAWFLCSVLSDEDMNKIINAINAAMKLAK from the coding sequence ATGAATAATACAAAATCGAAAGAATTATATAAAGCAGGTCAAAAACATTTAGTTGGAGCTGTAAACTCTCCTGTTAGAGCATTTAACTCTGTTGGCGGAAACCCATTATTTATGGGAAAAGCGCACAGAAGTAAAATTTATGATGTTGACGGCAACGAATATATAGATTTAGTGCTTTCTTATGGTCCTATGATTATTGGACATGGAAACGACAAAGTAATTGAAGCTGTGCAAAAACAAGTTTGTACTGGTTTTACTTTTGGTGCTAGCACCGAAAATGAAATTAAATTAGCTGAAATAGTTTGTAATGCTTTTCCTGGAATGGACAAAGTAAGATTTGTAAACTCAGGTACCGAAGCTATTTTAAGTGCAATACGTTTAGCAAGAGCTTATACTGGCAAAAACCACATTGTAAAATTTGCTGGTTGTTACCATGGACATTCTGATGCTTTATTAGTAGCTGCTGGCTCTGGTTTAGCAACTTTAAGTATTCCCGGAAGTGCTGGAGTTCCAAAAGAAGCAGTTCAAAACACCTTAATTGCTGAGTACAATAACATTGATTCTGTAAAAAAACACATTGCCGAATGCGATGATATTGCAGCTGTATTTATTGAACCGATTGCAGGAAATATGGGAGTTGTTCTTCCTTCCGATTCTTTTATTAAAGAATTAAGAAAGATTACTTCTGCAGCAGGAATTTTATTGGTGGTGGATGAAGTAATGACTGGTTTCCGTTCGAAATTTGGAGGAGCACAAGAATTATTAGGTATTGAAGCTGACATTACTTGCTTAGGTAAAGTTGTTGGTGGCGGTTTTCCTGTTGGAGCTTACGGAGCCAGAGAAGAAATTATGCAAATGGTTTCTCCATTGGGTGCAATGTATCAAGCAGGAACATTATCTGGAAACCCAGTTGCTATGGCTGCAGGAATCTCTACCTTAGAAGAATTGAAAGCACAAAACCCATACGATAAGTTTAACGCTCAAGCAGAAATTATAGAAAAAGCCTTATTAGCAGCAGCAACTGAAAATGGAATTGAATTAACCGTGAATCGTTTTGGGTCGATGATAAATCCATTTTTCTCAGCTAAAAAAATTACCAACTTTACAGAAGCTCAAGAATGTGATACAGCAAGATTTACGAAATTCTTTTGGGGATTAATTGAAAATGGTGTTTACATTCCACCAAGTCAGTTTGAAGCTTGGTTTTTATGTTCGGTTTTGAGTGATGAGGATATGAATAAAATAATTAATGCAATTAATGCAGCCATGAAATTGGCTAAATAA
- a CDS encoding thiol-disulfide oxidoreductase DCC family protein codes for MDDYAVILFDGDCNFCSFWVKYVIERDKKDLFRFSSLQSEKGKELLNQYNLTSDLGSVVLIKNDSVNTKSTAALFILKEIGGFYKMGVLFFVVPKFIRDGIYDIIADNRKKFLKSESCIIPSEQIKKKFI; via the coding sequence ATGGATGATTATGCTGTCATATTATTTGATGGCGATTGCAATTTTTGCAGCTTTTGGGTAAAATATGTGATTGAACGAGATAAAAAGGATTTATTTCGATTTTCGTCGTTACAATCAGAAAAGGGGAAAGAGTTGTTGAATCAATATAATTTAACTTCAGACTTAGGTTCAGTAGTTTTAATTAAAAACGATTCTGTTAACACAAAATCTACTGCAGCATTATTTATTTTAAAAGAAATAGGAGGTTTTTATAAAATGGGAGTTCTATTTTTTGTTGTCCCAAAATTTATACGAGATGGTATTTATGATATTATAGCCGATAATCGAAAAAAGTTTTTGAAAAGTGAATCTTGCATAATTCCTTCTGAACAAATTAAAAAAAAGTTTATTTAA